One window of the Alkalispirillum mobile genome contains the following:
- a CDS encoding GNAT family N-acetyltransferase: protein MIEHLQLDTIRGTSIADHIDALAALRIRVFREYPYLYEGSEAYERRYLRTYVDSPDSILVTVHDGDQLVGATTGLPLQDETGEVRNPFEAYGMPVDRIFYLGESMLLPEYRGQGLGVRFFEERERHARALGGFTHTTFCAVGRPEDHPRRPRDYQPLDAFWNRRGYRRHPELSTEFTWPDLGGDGTETAKPMVFWLKTLD from the coding sequence ATGATCGAGCATTTGCAGTTGGACACGATCCGCGGGACGAGCATCGCTGATCATATCGACGCCCTGGCGGCGTTGCGGATCCGTGTTTTCCGGGAGTACCCCTACCTGTACGAGGGCAGTGAGGCCTACGAGCGCCGTTACCTGCGCACCTACGTGGACTCGCCCGACAGCATCCTGGTCACGGTACACGACGGCGACCAACTGGTCGGTGCCACCACCGGCCTGCCGCTGCAGGACGAGACAGGAGAGGTCCGCAACCCCTTCGAGGCCTACGGCATGCCGGTAGACCGGATCTTCTACCTGGGGGAATCCATGTTGCTGCCCGAGTACCGGGGGCAGGGCCTGGGGGTTCGCTTTTTCGAGGAGCGGGAGCGCCATGCGCGGGCACTGGGCGGCTTCACGCATACTACTTTCTGCGCGGTGGGACGGCCTGAAGACCACCCCAGGCGCCCGCGCGATTACCAGCCCCTCGATGCGTTCTGGAACCGGCGGGGATACCGCCGGCATCCGGAACTGAGCACCGAGTTCACCTGGCCCGACCTGGGTGGTGACGGCACCGAAACGGCCAAGCCGATGGTGTTCTGGCTAAAGACGCTGGACTGA
- a CDS encoding peptidylprolyl isomerase: MSIEVNGVAISDQAINVESAYHKLADTDPREAQEQAALALTIRELLRQRATEVGLEVPEDETGLDAVIDQLLEQEVEIPEADEATCRRWYEQNPERFRTPDLAEVRHILIAGHPEDLEERNQARTLAEQLIEQLQADPSAFADLARAHSRCPSADSGGLLGQVSQGETVPEFEDAVLRLPVGLSPQPIKTRYGFHVVEVLQHVPGTALPFEAVQAPIAEYLEAVSRQRAMSQYIRLLAGEADIKGIKLDASDSPLIQ; the protein is encoded by the coding sequence ATGAGCATAGAAGTCAACGGAGTCGCCATCAGCGACCAGGCCATCAACGTGGAATCCGCCTACCACAAGCTGGCCGATACCGATCCGCGCGAGGCGCAGGAGCAGGCCGCACTGGCCCTGACCATCCGGGAGCTGCTCAGGCAGCGGGCCACTGAGGTGGGTCTGGAAGTACCCGAGGATGAGACCGGGCTGGATGCGGTCATCGACCAGCTCTTGGAGCAAGAGGTGGAGATCCCCGAAGCCGACGAGGCCACCTGCCGCCGCTGGTACGAGCAGAACCCGGAACGGTTCCGCACCCCGGACCTGGCCGAGGTCCGGCACATCCTGATCGCCGGACACCCCGAGGACCTGGAGGAACGCAACCAGGCCCGGACCCTAGCGGAACAGCTCATCGAGCAACTGCAGGCCGATCCATCGGCGTTTGCCGACCTCGCCCGGGCCCACTCCCGCTGTCCCTCGGCGGACAGCGGCGGCCTGCTGGGGCAGGTAAGCCAGGGCGAAACGGTGCCGGAGTTCGAGGACGCGGTGCTGCGGCTGCCCGTCGGGCTGTCCCCGCAACCGATCAAGACCCGCTACGGCTTTCACGTGGTGGAGGTGTTGCAGCACGTACCCGGCACTGCGCTACCCTTTGAGGCGGTGCAGGCGCCGATCGCCGAATACCTGGAGGCCGTGTCCCGCCAGCGCGCCATGAGCCAGTACATCCGATTGCTGGCCGGCGAGGCGGACATCAAGGGCATCAAGCTGGATGCCTCGGATTCGCCCCTGATTCAATAG
- the narI gene encoding respiratory nitrate reductase subunit gamma, whose protein sequence is MFATYLHDLAFAVFPYIAGTVFLIGSLLRFEKSQYTWKSNTTQLMSGGDRFRLGINLFHIGIIALFFGHLFGLLTPQAVYSAVGLTAGGKQILAIVAGTIFGLITLVGVAILLHRRLTDPRVRKTSYPMDSFILILLALQLVTGLLTVPASMGSLDGGTMLKIVAWAQGLVTFQADAAATIYDIHWIYKIHMFLGMLMFLVFPFTRLVHIWSVPYGYIWRAYQVVRARAVS, encoded by the coding sequence ATGTTTGCCACCTACCTTCATGATTTAGCATTCGCGGTGTTCCCCTACATCGCCGGTACGGTGTTCCTGATAGGGAGTCTGCTGCGCTTTGAAAAGAGCCAGTACACCTGGAAGAGCAACACCACCCAGCTGATGTCCGGCGGTGATCGTTTCCGCCTGGGGATCAACCTGTTCCATATCGGCATTATCGCCCTGTTTTTCGGCCACCTGTTCGGGCTGCTCACGCCCCAGGCCGTTTACAGCGCGGTCGGCCTCACCGCGGGCGGAAAGCAGATCCTGGCCATCGTCGCCGGCACCATCTTTGGCCTGATCACCCTCGTCGGTGTGGCCATCCTGCTGCACCGGCGGCTGACCGATCCGCGGGTCCGCAAGACCAGCTACCCCATGGATTCGTTCATCCTGATCCTGCTGGCGCTGCAACTGGTGACCGGGCTGCTGACCGTCCCTGCCTCCATGGGCTCGCTGGACGGCGGCACGATGCTGAAGATCGTCGCCTGGGCCCAGGGTCTGGTTACCTTCCAGGCGGATGCGGCGGCGACCATCTACGACATCCACTGGATCTACAAGATCCACATGTTCCTGGGCATGCTGATGTTCCTGGTCTTCCCCTTCACCCGGCTGGTTCACATCTGGAGCGTGCCCTACGGCTATATCTGGCGCGCTTACCAGGTGGTCCGTGCCCGGGCCGTGTCCTGA
- the narJ gene encoding nitrate reductase molybdenum cofactor assembly chaperone, translating into MKTLKAISLLLDYPSAVIQTHAEDLEALFAADEAIDMETRRGLTALVRRMAATDLLELQAEYTAQFDRGRALSLYLFEHVHGESRDRGQAMVDLIGFYEEQGLVIDSKELPDYVPLFLEFCSRLTRPAALGWLVESQYLLQKLHGRLEQRESDYQWLFKALLDIAGLETADEQMQRQLGEEERDDTAEALDRVWAEEPVTFGPTAGGCGGAKTNQGQAVPVSWSTIPRKSA; encoded by the coding sequence ATGAAGACGCTGAAGGCGATCTCACTGCTACTCGACTACCCCTCGGCCGTCATCCAGACGCACGCGGAGGACCTTGAGGCGCTGTTCGCCGCCGACGAGGCCATCGACATGGAGACGCGCCGGGGCCTGACCGCCCTGGTGCGCCGGATGGCCGCCACGGACCTGCTCGAGCTGCAGGCGGAGTACACCGCCCAGTTCGACCGGGGCCGGGCCCTGTCGCTGTACCTGTTCGAGCATGTGCACGGCGAGTCCCGGGACCGGGGTCAGGCGATGGTGGACCTGATCGGCTTCTACGAGGAGCAGGGCCTGGTCATCGACAGCAAGGAGTTGCCGGACTACGTGCCCCTGTTCCTGGAGTTCTGCTCCCGCCTTACCCGCCCGGCGGCGCTGGGCTGGCTGGTGGAATCCCAGTACCTGCTGCAGAAGCTGCACGGCCGGCTGGAACAACGGGAGAGCGATTACCAGTGGCTGTTCAAGGCGCTACTGGACATCGCCGGCCTGGAGACCGCCGACGAACAGATGCAGCGGCAACTCGGGGAAGAGGAGCGCGACGACACGGCAGAGGCACTGGACCGCGTCTGGGCCGAGGAGCCCGTAACCTTCGGCCCGACCGCGGGCGGTTGCGGAGGTGCCAAAACCAATCAGGGGCAGGCCGTACCGGTGTCCTGGTCGACCATCCCCCGCAAGAGTGCCTGA
- the narH gene encoding nitrate reductase subunit beta — protein sequence MRVRAQIGKVLNLDKCIGCHTCSVTCKNVWTSREGMEYAWFNNVETKPGVGYPKDWENQDRWNGGWTLKSGRLQPKAGSKWRILANIFYNPDLPSIDDYYEPFNFDYQRLQNAAPSKYQPVAKPFSALTGYPMDKIEWGPNWEEILGGEFEKRSQDYNFAKVQKEIYGQFENTFMMYLPRLCEHCLNPTCVASCPSGAIYKREEDGIVLIDQDKCRGWRMCISGCPYKKIYYNWQSGKSEKCTFCFPRIEVGQPTVCSETCVGRIRYLGVILYDADRIAEAAATGSEQDLYEQQMSVFLDPHDPEVIAEAKKAGIPQAWLEAAQRSPVYKMAMDWKVAFPLHPEYRTLPMVWYVPPLSPIQSAADSGAIDNEGLIPDVGSLRIPVKYLANMLTAGDERPVIKALERMLAMRRFKRSQTVDGEPDHEVLKQVGMDEAMVEDMYQIMAIANYEDRFDIPGANKEMAAEDAYGERAGCGFSFGDGCNAASNGATKTDIFGGRRASRRAYPQRVEFKKPESSKEDVS from the coding sequence ATGAGAGTCCGGGCGCAAATTGGCAAGGTCCTGAACTTGGACAAGTGCATCGGGTGCCACACGTGCTCGGTGACCTGCAAAAACGTATGGACCTCCCGCGAGGGCATGGAGTACGCGTGGTTCAACAACGTGGAGACCAAACCCGGCGTGGGGTATCCGAAGGACTGGGAGAACCAGGACCGCTGGAACGGCGGCTGGACGCTGAAGAGCGGCCGCCTGCAGCCCAAGGCGGGCAGCAAGTGGCGGATCCTGGCCAACATCTTCTACAACCCCGATCTGCCGTCCATCGACGACTACTACGAGCCGTTCAACTTCGACTACCAGCGGCTGCAGAACGCGGCGCCATCGAAGTACCAGCCGGTGGCCAAGCCCTTCTCCGCCCTGACCGGTTACCCCATGGACAAGATCGAATGGGGGCCCAACTGGGAGGAGATCCTGGGTGGGGAGTTCGAGAAACGCTCGCAGGACTATAACTTCGCCAAGGTGCAGAAGGAGATCTACGGGCAGTTCGAGAACACCTTCATGATGTACCTGCCGAGGCTGTGCGAGCACTGCCTCAACCCCACCTGCGTGGCCTCCTGCCCCTCCGGCGCGATCTACAAGCGGGAGGAGGACGGCATCGTCCTGATCGACCAGGACAAGTGCCGCGGCTGGCGCATGTGCATCAGTGGCTGCCCCTACAAGAAGATCTACTACAACTGGCAGAGCGGCAAATCGGAGAAGTGCACCTTCTGCTTCCCCCGCATCGAGGTGGGTCAGCCAACGGTGTGCTCGGAGACCTGTGTCGGCCGTATCCGCTACCTGGGGGTCATCCTCTACGACGCGGACCGCATTGCCGAAGCCGCTGCCACCGGCTCGGAGCAGGACCTCTACGAGCAGCAGATGTCGGTATTCCTGGACCCGCACGACCCGGAGGTGATTGCCGAGGCGAAGAAGGCCGGCATCCCGCAGGCCTGGCTGGAGGCGGCCCAGCGTTCCCCGGTCTACAAGATGGCCATGGACTGGAAAGTGGCGTTCCCGCTGCACCCGGAGTACCGGACACTGCCGATGGTCTGGTACGTGCCGCCGCTCTCGCCGATCCAGTCGGCGGCCGACTCCGGCGCCATCGACAACGAGGGGCTGATCCCTGACGTGGGCTCGCTGCGGATCCCGGTCAAGTACCTGGCCAACATGCTCACCGCCGGCGACGAGCGCCCGGTCATCAAGGCGCTGGAGCGCATGCTCGCCATGCGCCGCTTCAAGCGCAGCCAGACCGTGGACGGCGAGCCGGACCACGAGGTCCTGAAGCAGGTGGGTATGGACGAGGCGATGGTCGAGGACATGTACCAGATCATGGCCATCGCCAACTACGAGGACCGATTCGACATCCCCGGGGCCAACAAGGAGATGGCCGCCGAGGATGCCTACGGCGAACGGGCCGGCTGCGGCTTCAGCTTCGGTGACGGTTGCAATGCCGCCAGCAATGGCGCCACCAAGACCGACATCTTCGGCGGGCGTCGCGCCAGCCGGCGGGCCTATCCCCAGCGGGTGGAGTTCAAGAAGCCGGAGAGCAGCAAGGAGGACGTCTCATGA
- a CDS encoding nitrate reductase subunit alpha, with product MSFFLDKLTFFKRVQDEFSDGHGIVTDEPRRWEDAYRSRWQHDKVVRSTHGVNCTGSCSWKIYVKNGLVTWETQQTDYPRTRPDMPNHEPRGCARGASYSWYIYSANRLKYPMVRGTLLRMWREARKEHQDPVDAWASIVGDEEKAALYKSRRGLGDMVRTDWDEVNELIASANIHTIKEHGPDRIIGFSPIPAMSMVSYAAGSRYMSLLGGTCMSFYDWYCDLPPSSPQTWGEQTDVPESADWYNSGFIMMWGSNVPQTRTPDAHFMTEVRYKGTEIVTVCPDYSEASKFGDMWLNPQQGTDSALGMALGHVILKEFHVDNPSDYFRDYARRYTDMPCLVRLDKTDKGYQAGRFLRASDFDKALEQDNNPEWKTVAWDEKSDSLVVPHGSIGFRWGEDGRWNLEEKAAGGKETELRLSNLQKHDEVAQVGFPYFGGLEHELGRFTSNPQDEVIYRKVPVRKIKLADGEEVLAASVFDLITAHYGVDRGLECENTPTSYDDNKPYTPAWQEQITGVDRKKVIKVARRFAQNADKTHGRSMIILGAGLNHWYHMDMNYRTIINMLVFCGCIGQSGGGWAHYVGQEKLRPQTGWQPLAFALDWARPPRHMNSTSFFYAHTDQWRYEKLNVADMLSPLANKEDFQGSLIDFNVRSERMGWLPSAPQLGANPLQVVRDAKAAGKDPKDFVVEQLKSGRLRMACEDPDNPANFPRNLFVWRSNLLGASGKGHEYFLKHLLGTHHGVQGKDLGEEGGEKPLEVVWREEEARGKLDLLTTLDFRMSTTCLYSDVVLPTATWYEKNDLNTSDMHPFIHPLCEAVNPCWESRSDWDIYKGLAKTFSQLVEGHLGKETDLVTLPLLHDSPAELAQPLEVKEWYKGECDPIPGKTMPNLVPVERDYPNVYARFTALGPLMTDIGNGGKGIAWNTEHEVELLGKLNGKHLQEGAANKGLPKIETAIDAAETIMSLAPETNGEVAVKAWAALSKQTGLDHTHLALPREEDKIRFRDIAAQPRKIISSPTWSGLESEHVSYNAGYTNVHEQIPWRTLTGRQQLYQDHPWMRAFGEGFVCYRPPVNMRTTQTVQGVRGNGHEEIALNWITPHQKWGIHSTYTDNLLMLTLSRGGPCVWISEIDAKKVGIKDNDWIECFNSNGSLVARAVVSQRVREGMVMMYHAQEKIVNTPGSEITGQRGGIHNSVTRAVIKPTHMIGGYAQLSYGFNYYGTVGSNRDEFVVVRKMDRVDWLDGDDESIYQAEEQA from the coding sequence ATGAGTTTCTTTCTCGACAAACTGACCTTCTTCAAGAGGGTGCAGGATGAGTTCTCGGACGGCCACGGCATCGTCACCGACGAGCCCCGCCGCTGGGAGGACGCCTACCGCAGCCGCTGGCAGCACGACAAGGTGGTGCGCTCCACCCACGGGGTGAACTGCACCGGCTCCTGCAGCTGGAAGATCTACGTCAAGAACGGGCTGGTCACCTGGGAGACCCAGCAGACCGACTACCCGCGCACCCGGCCGGACATGCCCAACCACGAGCCCCGGGGCTGCGCCCGCGGCGCCAGCTACTCCTGGTACATCTACAGCGCCAACCGGCTGAAGTACCCGATGGTGCGCGGCACGCTGCTGCGGATGTGGCGCGAGGCCCGCAAGGAGCATCAGGACCCGGTAGACGCCTGGGCCTCCATCGTGGGCGACGAGGAGAAGGCCGCGCTCTACAAAAGCCGCCGTGGCCTGGGCGACATGGTGCGGACCGACTGGGACGAGGTAAACGAGCTCATCGCCTCGGCCAACATCCACACCATCAAGGAGCATGGCCCCGACCGGATCATCGGCTTCTCGCCCATCCCGGCCATGTCCATGGTCAGCTACGCCGCGGGCTCACGCTACATGTCGCTGCTGGGCGGCACCTGCATGAGCTTCTACGACTGGTACTGCGACCTGCCCCCCAGCTCTCCGCAAACCTGGGGCGAGCAGACCGACGTGCCCGAGTCGGCCGACTGGTACAACTCCGGCTTCATCATGATGTGGGGCTCCAACGTGCCGCAGACCCGGACGCCGGACGCCCACTTCATGACCGAGGTGCGCTACAAGGGCACCGAAATCGTCACCGTCTGCCCGGACTACTCCGAGGCGTCCAAGTTCGGTGACATGTGGCTGAACCCGCAACAGGGCACCGACTCCGCGCTGGGCATGGCGCTGGGCCACGTGATTCTCAAGGAATTCCACGTGGACAACCCCAGCGACTACTTCCGCGACTACGCCCGCCGCTACACCGACATGCCCTGCCTGGTCCGCCTGGACAAGACCGACAAGGGCTACCAGGCCGGCCGCTTCCTGCGCGCCTCCGACTTCGACAAGGCGCTGGAGCAGGACAACAACCCCGAGTGGAAGACCGTCGCCTGGGACGAAAAGAGCGACTCGCTGGTGGTTCCCCACGGCTCCATCGGCTTCCGCTGGGGCGAGGACGGCCGCTGGAACCTGGAGGAGAAGGCCGCGGGCGGCAAGGAGACCGAGCTGCGCCTGTCCAACCTGCAGAAGCACGATGAGGTCGCACAGGTCGGCTTCCCCTACTTCGGCGGGCTGGAACACGAACTGGGCCGGTTCACCAGCAACCCCCAGGACGAGGTCATCTATCGCAAGGTGCCCGTTCGCAAGATCAAGCTGGCCGATGGCGAGGAGGTGCTGGCCGCATCGGTCTTCGACCTGATCACCGCCCACTACGGCGTGGACCGCGGCCTGGAGTGCGAGAACACGCCCACCAGCTACGACGACAACAAGCCCTATACCCCCGCCTGGCAGGAGCAGATCACCGGCGTGGATCGCAAGAAGGTGATCAAGGTGGCCCGGCGGTTTGCCCAGAACGCCGACAAGACCCACGGCCGATCCATGATCATCCTCGGTGCCGGTCTGAACCACTGGTACCACATGGACATGAACTACCGCACCATCATCAACATGCTGGTGTTCTGCGGCTGCATCGGGCAGAGCGGTGGTGGCTGGGCGCACTACGTGGGCCAGGAGAAGCTCCGCCCGCAGACCGGCTGGCAGCCGCTGGCCTTCGCGCTGGACTGGGCCCGCCCGCCCCGTCACATGAACTCCACCTCGTTCTTCTACGCCCACACCGACCAGTGGCGCTACGAGAAGCTGAACGTGGCGGACATGCTCTCGCCGCTCGCCAACAAGGAGGACTTCCAGGGCAGCCTGATCGACTTCAACGTCCGTTCCGAGCGCATGGGCTGGCTGCCCTCTGCCCCGCAGCTGGGCGCCAACCCGCTGCAGGTCGTCCGCGATGCCAAGGCAGCGGGCAAGGACCCGAAGGACTTCGTGGTCGAGCAGTTGAAGAGCGGCCGGCTCCGCATGGCCTGCGAAGACCCGGACAACCCGGCCAACTTCCCGCGCAACCTGTTCGTCTGGCGCTCCAACCTGCTCGGGGCCAGCGGCAAGGGCCACGAGTACTTCCTCAAGCACCTGCTGGGCACCCACCACGGCGTGCAGGGCAAGGACCTGGGTGAGGAAGGGGGCGAGAAACCGCTGGAGGTGGTCTGGCGCGAAGAGGAGGCCCGCGGCAAGCTCGACCTGCTCACCACCCTGGACTTCCGCATGTCCACCACCTGCCTCTACTCGGACGTGGTGCTGCCCACCGCGACCTGGTACGAGAAGAACGACCTCAACACCTCGGACATGCACCCGTTCATCCACCCGCTCTGCGAGGCGGTCAACCCCTGCTGGGAGTCCCGGTCCGACTGGGATATCTACAAGGGGCTGGCCAAGACCTTCTCGCAACTGGTGGAGGGCCACCTGGGCAAGGAGACCGATCTCGTCACCCTGCCGCTGCTACACGACAGCCCGGCAGAGCTGGCCCAGCCGCTGGAGGTGAAGGAGTGGTACAAGGGCGAGTGCGACCCCATCCCGGGCAAGACCATGCCCAACCTGGTCCCCGTGGAGCGGGATTACCCCAACGTCTACGCCCGGTTCACCGCCCTCGGCCCGCTGATGACCGACATCGGCAACGGCGGCAAGGGCATCGCCTGGAACACCGAGCACGAGGTGGAACTGCTGGGCAAGCTCAACGGCAAGCACCTGCAGGAGGGTGCCGCCAACAAGGGCCTGCCGAAGATCGAGACCGCGATTGATGCGGCCGAGACCATCATGAGCCTGGCGCCGGAGACCAACGGCGAAGTGGCGGTGAAGGCGTGGGCCGCCCTGTCCAAGCAGACCGGGCTTGACCACACCCACCTGGCGCTGCCGCGGGAGGAGGACAAGATCCGCTTCCGCGACATTGCCGCCCAGCCACGCAAGATCATCTCCTCGCCCACCTGGTCGGGTCTGGAGTCGGAGCATGTCTCCTACAACGCCGGCTACACCAACGTCCACGAGCAGATCCCCTGGCGGACGCTGACCGGACGTCAGCAGCTCTACCAGGACCACCCCTGGATGCGCGCCTTCGGCGAAGGGTTCGTCTGCTACCGGCCGCCGGTGAACATGCGGACCACGCAGACGGTGCAGGGCGTGCGCGGCAACGGCCACGAGGAGATCGCGCTGAACTGGATCACCCCGCACCAGAAGTGGGGCATCCACAGCACCTACACCGACAACCTGCTGATGCTCACGCTGTCTCGCGGCGGGCCCTGTGTCTGGATCAGCGAGATCGACGCCAAGAAGGTCGGCATCAAGGACAACGACTGGATCGAGTGCTTCAACAGCAACGGCTCGCTGGTCGCCCGTGCCGTGGTCAGTCAGCGTGTCCGCGAGGGCATGGTGATGATGTACCACGCCCAGGAGAAGATCGTGAACACCCCCGGGTCCGAGATCACCGGCCAGCGCGGCGGCATCCACAACTCGGTCACCCGCGCGGTCATCAAGCCGACCCACATGATCGGGGGCTACGCGCAGCTCAGCTACGGCTTCAACTACTACGGCACCGTCGGCTCCAACCGCGACGAGTTCGTGGTCGTGCGCAAGATGGACCGGGTCGACTGGCTCGACGGTGACGACGAAAGCATCTATCAGGCGGAGGAACAGGCATGA
- a CDS encoding MFS transporter, producing the protein MAANKDIEKWDPEDQEQWESYGKRVANRNLWISIPSLLMGFIIWMMWGMITVQMRNLGFPFEDTQLFTLAAIAGLTGATLRIPASFMIRISGGRYTIFLTTSLLMIPALGTGLALQSQETPLWVFQLMAFLSGIGGGNFACSMSNISTFFPKRKQGLALGLNAGLGNFGVTTMQILIPVAMTVGIFGALGGDPMVLERASGTLIGRIEAGTETYIQNAGLLWLVALIPLAFASWFGMNNLRTISPNPGSAFEAFGKILALYGVAFVAAAIGLYLFLPRPVGLGVLNMWVALPLVIVITLGLMRLMPGEQIRPNIKKQFAIFQNKHTWSMTVLYILTFGSFIGFSAALPLSIEVIFGSMMETAADGSTTRVDNPDAPSALTYAWMGPFVGALIRPLGGWLSDKVGGSIVTQAISVVMVIASAAAGWVMMMAYNSPDPNTWFWPFLLLFIVLFAASGIGNGSTFRTVGVVFDQHQKGPVLGWTSAVAAYGAFVAPRVMGEQIEAGTPELAMYGFAVFYALCLVINWWFYLRKNAYIKNP; encoded by the coding sequence GTGGCCGCGAACAAAGACATCGAGAAATGGGACCCGGAAGACCAGGAGCAGTGGGAAAGCTACGGCAAGCGCGTGGCCAACCGGAACCTCTGGATCTCCATTCCCAGCCTGTTGATGGGCTTCATCATCTGGATGATGTGGGGGATGATCACGGTCCAGATGCGTAACCTCGGCTTTCCGTTCGAGGATACCCAACTCTTCACCCTGGCCGCTATCGCGGGCCTGACCGGCGCTACTCTTCGCATCCCCGCCTCGTTCATGATCCGCATCTCCGGCGGGCGATACACGATCTTCCTGACCACGTCGCTGCTGATGATCCCGGCCCTGGGCACCGGCCTGGCGCTGCAGTCACAGGAGACGCCGCTCTGGGTCTTCCAGCTGATGGCCTTCCTGTCGGGGATCGGCGGCGGCAATTTCGCCTGCTCAATGAGCAATATCAGCACCTTCTTCCCCAAGCGTAAACAGGGCCTGGCCCTGGGCCTTAACGCCGGGCTCGGCAACTTCGGCGTCACCACCATGCAGATCCTGATCCCGGTGGCGATGACCGTGGGGATTTTCGGCGCGCTGGGCGGTGACCCGATGGTCCTGGAGCGCGCCAGCGGCACACTGATCGGGCGCATCGAGGCGGGCACCGAGACCTACATCCAGAATGCCGGCCTGCTCTGGCTGGTAGCGCTTATCCCGCTGGCTTTCGCCAGCTGGTTCGGGATGAACAACCTGCGCACCATCTCGCCGAACCCCGGCAGCGCCTTCGAGGCCTTCGGCAAGATCCTCGCCCTGTACGGGGTGGCATTCGTGGCTGCCGCCATCGGCCTGTATCTCTTCCTGCCCCGCCCCGTGGGCCTGGGCGTGCTGAACATGTGGGTTGCCCTGCCGTTGGTGATTGTCATCACCCTTGGCCTGATGCGCCTGATGCCGGGGGAGCAGATCCGCCCGAACATCAAGAAGCAGTTCGCCATCTTCCAGAACAAGCACACCTGGTCGATGACGGTGCTGTACATCTTGACCTTCGGCTCCTTCATCGGGTTCTCCGCCGCGCTGCCCCTGTCCATCGAGGTCATTTTCGGCTCCATGATGGAGACGGCGGCCGACGGCTCAACCACGCGGGTGGACAACCCGGATGCCCCCAGCGCCCTGACCTACGCCTGGATGGGGCCCTTCGTGGGGGCGCTGATCCGGCCCCTGGGTGGCTGGCTGTCTGACAAGGTGGGCGGCTCCATCGTGACCCAGGCGATCTCGGTGGTAATGGTGATCGCCTCTGCAGCCGCCGGCTGGGTCATGATGATGGCCTACAACTCCCCCGACCCGAACACCTGGTTCTGGCCCTTCCTGCTGCTGTTCATCGTGCTCTTTGCCGCCAGCGGCATCGGCAATGGCTCCACCTTCCGCACCGTGGGCGTGGTCTTCGACCAGCACCAGAAGGGGCCGGTGCTGGGCTGGACCTCCGCGGTGGCCGCCTACGGCGCCTTCGTGGCCCCCCGTGTGATGGGCGAGCAGATCGAGGCCGGCACGCCGGAACTCGCCATGTACGGCTTCGCCGTGTTCTACGCCCTCTGCCTGGTCATCAACTGGTGGTTCTACCTGCGGAAGAACGCCTACATCAAAAACCCCTGA